From one Macaca nemestrina isolate mMacNem1 chromosome 5, mMacNem.hap1, whole genome shotgun sequence genomic stretch:
- the LOC105465472 gene encoding RWD domain-containing protein 1 isoform X1, which translates to MTDYGEEQRNELEALESIYPDSFTVLSENPPSFTITVTSEAGENDETVQTTLKFTYSEKYPDEAPLYEIFSQENLEDNDVSDILKLLALQAEENLGMVMIFTLVTAVQEKLNEIVDQIKTRREEEKKQKEKEAEEAEKQLFHGTPVTIENFLNWKAKFDAELLEIKKKRMKEEEQAGKNKLSGKQLFETDHNLDTSDIQFLEDAGNNVEVDESLFQEMDDLELEDDEDDPDYNPADPESDSAD; encoded by the exons ATGACAGATTACGGCGAGGAGCAGCGCAACGAGCTGGAGGCTCTGGAGTCCATCTACCCTGACTCCTTCACAG TATTATCAGAAAATCCACCCAGCTTCACCATTACTGTGACATCTGAGGCTGGAGAAAATGATGAAA CTGTCCAGACTACCCTCAAGTTTACATACAGTGAAAAATACCCAGATGAAGCTCCCCTTTATGAAATATTCTCCCAGGAAAACCTAGAAGATAATGATGTctcagacattttaaaattactagcattacag GCTGAAGAAAATCTTGGTATGGTGATGATTTTTACTCTAGTGACAGCTGTGCAAGAAAAATTGAATGAAATAGTagatcagataaaaactagaagagaagaagaaaagaaacaaaaagaaaaagaagcagaagaagctgaaaag caATTATTCCATGGTACTCCAGTTACAATTGAGAATTTCTTAAATTGGAAGGCCAAGTTTGATGCAGaactcttggaaattaaaaagaaaaggatgaaagaagaagaacaagcaggaaaaaataaattaagtg ggaaacaACTATTTGAAACGGATCATAATCTTGACACATCTGATATCCAGTTCTTGGAGGATG ctggaAACAACGTGGAGGTAGATGAGTCTTTGTTCCAAGAAATGGATGACTTGGAGCTGGAGGATGATGAAGATGATCCAGACTATAATCCTGCTGACCCAGAGAGTGACTCAGCTGACTAA
- the LOC105465472 gene encoding RWD domain-containing protein 1 isoform X2, protein MVMIFTLVTAVQEKLNEIVDQIKTRREEEKKQKEKEAEEAEKQLFHGTPVTIENFLNWKAKFDAELLEIKKKRMKEEEQAGKNKLSGKQLFETDHNLDTSDIQFLEDAGNNVEVDESLFQEMDDLELEDDEDDPDYNPADPESDSAD, encoded by the exons ATGGTGATGATTTTTACTCTAGTGACAGCTGTGCAAGAAAAATTGAATGAAATAGTagatcagataaaaactagaagagaagaagaaaagaaacaaaaagaaaaagaagcagaagaagctgaaaag caATTATTCCATGGTACTCCAGTTACAATTGAGAATTTCTTAAATTGGAAGGCCAAGTTTGATGCAGaactcttggaaattaaaaagaaaaggatgaaagaagaagaacaagcaggaaaaaataaattaagtg ggaaacaACTATTTGAAACGGATCATAATCTTGACACATCTGATATCCAGTTCTTGGAGGATG ctggaAACAACGTGGAGGTAGATGAGTCTTTGTTCCAAGAAATGGATGACTTGGAGCTGGAGGATGATGAAGATGATCCAGACTATAATCCTGCTGACCCAGAGAGTGACTCAGCTGACTAA